The Parasteatoda tepidariorum isolate YZ-2023 chromosome X2, CAS_Ptep_4.0, whole genome shotgun sequence genome includes a region encoding these proteins:
- the LOC139427184 gene encoding zinc finger BED domain-containing protein 5-like: protein MKPAKLKRHLETNHKELQNKHADFFQRRAENLKIQSAHLKKLTAIPQKALRASLEVSHLIGKTMKPHTIGESLILPAATKMTSIMHGDKCGNELKTIPLSRDTVSRRISEMSRNIESEVIKRIQNLSVFALQLDETTDITKMSQLIIYVRFIFNEHITETFLCCKNLEGKTTGEKIFEVINEYFETKSLTWANCVAVCTDGAAALTGSNKGLRGLIQKVAPHMVFNHCMIHRQALVAKDMDEELHNVLQDAVSSINYIKCNSHNSRLFSILCNEMGSTYERLLLHTEVRWLSRGKILRRIFDLRNEVYMFLIEKKHRLASYYINEVWLGKLSYLVDIFEKLNDLNLSLQSENSTIITTASKIQAFKNKFSLWQTELNKNNTNMFPCFNDFIKENNIDIFTFKNIISNHIEKLKKNFSRRFEDFPENDLGWIRDPFSFDICSSTLQISEKEQLIDLISDYTLRNQFKTQPCQTFWLSVEKQYPVLCKNAIRVLIQFASTYLCETGFSKLVSIKTKYHSRLKPEDDMRIAISNIHPNIDEIIRNLQPHTSH from the coding sequence ATGAAACCAGCTAAATTAAAAAGGCACCTGGAAACTAATCATAAAgaacttcaaaataaacatgccgatttttttcaaagacgagctgaaaatctgaaaattcaaagtgcacatttaaagaaacttacaGCAATACCTCAGAAAGCATTACGAGCTTCTTTAGAAGTTTCTCATCTAATAGGAAAAACAATGAAACCCCATACAATTGGAGAATCCCTTATCCTTCCTGCAGCAACTAAAATGACATCAATTATGCATGGCGATAAATGTGGAAATGAACTAAAAACAATACCATTATCAAGGGATACCGTGTCTCGGCGGATTTCCGAAATGTCACGAAATATCGAGTCAGAAGTCATAAAACGTATACAAAATTTATCTGTATTTGCTTTACAACTGGACGAGACTACCGATATTACTAAAATGTCACAACTAATTATTTACGttaggtttatttttaatgaacatatAACAGAAACGTTTTTATGTTGCAAAAATTTGGAAGGAAAAACaactggagaaaaaatattcgaagtaataaatgaatattttgaaacaaagtcCCTTACCTGGGCAAACTGTGTTGCGGTTTGTACTGATGGTGCTGCAGCATTAACAGGTTCGAATAAAGGGCTCAGAGGCTTAATTCAGAAGGTGGCGCCTCATATGGTATTTAATCACTGTATGATTCATCGGCAAGCTCTTGTTGCAAAAGATATGGATGAAGAGTTGCACAACGTATTACAAGACGCTGTTAGTTCAATTAACTACATTAAATGCAACAGCCACAACAGCCGTCTCTTTTCAATACTTTGCAATGAGATGGGCTCAACGTATGAGAGATTACTGTTACACACCGAAGTCAGATGGCTTTCACGTGGGAAAATACTACGACGGATAtttgatttaagaaatgaaGTGTACATGTTTTTAATCGAAAAGAAACATAGATTGGCAAGTTattatatcaatgaagtttGGCTAGGGAAGCTGAGCTATTTAGTtgatattttcgaaaaacttaACGACTTAAATTTGAGCTTGCAGAGTGAGAATTCAACTATCATAACTACAGCCAGTAAAATTCAAGCTTTTAAGAATAAGTTTAGTCTCTGGCAAACTGAACTGAATAAAAACAACACCAACATGTTCCCTTGCTTTAACGATTTtatcaaggaaaataatatagatatatttacatttaaaaacatcatttccaatcacattgaaaagttaaagaaaaatttttcgagAAGATTCGAGGATTTTCCTGAAAACGATCTTGGTTGGATTCGTGATCCATTTTCCTTTGACATATGCAGTTCAACGCTTCAAATTAGTGAGAAAGAGCAATTGATAGATCTGATTAGTGATTATACTCTTCGAAATCAATTTAAGACTCAGCCTTGCCAAACATTTTGGCTATCCGTGGAAAAACAATATCCCGTTTTATGCAAGAATGCCATCAGAGTGTTAATACAATTTGCATCAACGTATTTATGTGAAACTGGATTTAGCaaactagtttcaataaaaactaaataccaCTCGCGTTTAAAACCTGAAGATGATATGCGAATTGCAATTAGCAACATACATCCAAACATCGATGAGATAATTAGAAACTTGCAGCCACATACATCTCATTAA
- the LOC107437465 gene encoding mariner Mos1 transposase: MSALIENVAACEIRSVIHFLNAKKIKPCEIHQQICEVYGLTAMSDSMVRRWVRQFNEGCHQVHDEEGCGRPSLVTDELVHAVEEKLKQNRKFTISALVTEFPQISRSLIHEIVTEKLKFRELCSRWVPKILTEQHKKQRMGSALQFLTRYNEDADDFLSRIVTGDETWVSYDTPETKQQSMEWRHTSSPTKVLTPRELMCTVFWDRKGILLIDFLPRG; this comes from the coding sequence ATGTCAGCCTTAATTGAAAATGTCGCCGCTTGTGAAATCAGATCTGTGATTCATTTTctaaatgcaaagaaaattaaaccaTGTGAAATTCATCAGCAAATCTGCGAGGTTTACGGACTAACTGCTATGAGTGATTCAATGGTTAGAAGATGGGTCAGACAGTTCAATGAAGGATGTCATCAAGTCCATGATGAAGAAGGATGTGGACGCCCGTCTTTGGTTACTGATGAACTGGTTCACGCAGTTGAAGAGAAGCTTAAGCAAAACCGTAAGTTTACAATTAGTGCTCTCGTTACGGAATTTCCGCAAATCTCACGATCACTAATTCATGAAATTGTTactgaaaaactgaaatttcgaGAACTCTGCTCACGTTGGGTACCAAAAATTCTTACTGAACAACACAAAAAACAACGGATGGGCAGTgcacttcagtttttgacacgCTACAATGAAGACGCTGATGATTTCCTTTCTAGGATAGTCACGGGGGATGAAACTTGGGTATCTTACGACACCCCAGAAACTAAACAGCAATCAATGGAATGGAGGCACACTTCATCCCCAACGAAAGTCTTGACACCTCGAGAACTCATGTGCACCGTTTTTTGGGACAGAAAAGGCATTTTGCTGATTGATTTCTTACCACGAGGCTAA